One Rouxiella sp. S1S-2 genomic window, TGTACCGTACTATCAAGGCAAACAATCCGCATGCTGAGATTGACGTGATGGCGCCCGCGTGGTGCCGTCCCCTGCTCGACAGGATGCCAGAGGTCAATCAGGCTCTGGCGATGCCGCTGGGCCACGGTGCACTCGAATTGGGAGAGCGCCGCCGTTTGGGCATTGCGCTGCGCAAAGAGGCCTATCAACAGGCCTTTGTATTACCCAACTCATTCAAGTCGGCGTTGGTGCCCTTTTTTGCTTCGATTCCCAAGCGTACCGGCTGGCGGGGAGAAATGCGTTTTGGCCTTCTTAACGACATCCGTAAGCTCGACAAAGACGCGTTTCCCTTAATGGTCCAGCGCTATGCGGCGCTGGGCTACGAAGCGTTGAAAATCAACTCTGCCAACGACCTGCCGAAGCCGATACTCTGGCCTCGGCTAGCGGTGAATCAAACCGAAATTACCGCCGTCAGCGCGTCTTTTGCTTTAACCGGCGAGCGCCCCATTGTCGGCTTTTGCCCAGGTGCCGAGTTTGGCCCCGCTAAGCGCTGGCCGCACTATCATTACGCC contains:
- the rfaF gene encoding ADP-heptose--LPS heptosyltransferase RfaF, producing the protein MKTLVIGPSWVGDMMMSQSLYRTIKANNPHAEIDVMAPAWCRPLLDRMPEVNQALAMPLGHGALELGERRRLGIALRKEAYQQAFVLPNSFKSALVPFFASIPKRTGWRGEMRFGLLNDIRKLDKDAFPLMVQRYAALGYEALKINSANDLPKPILWPRLAVNQTEITAVSASFALTGERPIVGFCPGAEFGPAKRWPHYHYATLASMLIEAGYQIVLFGSAKDHAAGEDIRQALSPAAVDFCLNIAGKTSLDQAVVLIAACQAIVTNDSGLMHVAAALNKPLVALYGPSSPDFTPPLSEQARVIRLITGYHKVRKGDAAEGYHQSLIDIQPTQVFSELQQLLAAKKELECGF